In the genome of Mycobacterium kansasii ATCC 12478, one region contains:
- the pdxS gene encoding pyridoxal 5'-phosphate synthase lyase subunit PdxS, protein MDGAGSPATGTARVKRGMAEMLKGGVIMDVVTAEQARIAEGAGAVAVMALERVPADIRAHGGVSRMSDPEMIEGIISAVTIPVMAKVRIGHFVEAQILQSLGVDYIDESEVLTPADYTHHIDKWKFTVPFVCGATNLGEALRRIGEGAAMIRSKGEAGTGDVSNATSHMRAISGEIRRLTSLSQDELYVAAKDLQAPYELVAEVARSGKLPVTMFTAGGIATPADAAMMMQLGAEGVFVGSGIFKSGAPEHRAAAIVKATTFYDDPDMLAKVSRGLGEAMVGINVEQIAQPHRLAERGW, encoded by the coding sequence ATGGATGGTGCAGGTAGCCCGGCGACCGGTACGGCGCGGGTCAAGCGTGGTATGGCCGAGATGCTCAAGGGCGGCGTGATTATGGACGTCGTCACCGCGGAGCAGGCTCGCATCGCCGAGGGCGCCGGCGCGGTCGCGGTGATGGCGTTGGAACGGGTGCCCGCTGACATCCGCGCTCACGGCGGGGTGTCGCGGATGAGCGACCCCGAAATGATCGAGGGCATCATCTCCGCGGTCACCATCCCGGTGATGGCCAAGGTGCGCATCGGTCATTTCGTGGAGGCGCAGATCCTGCAGAGCCTGGGCGTGGACTACATCGACGAGTCAGAGGTGCTGACTCCGGCCGATTACACCCATCACATCGACAAGTGGAAGTTCACCGTGCCGTTCGTGTGTGGGGCGACCAACCTCGGTGAAGCGCTGCGTCGGATCGGCGAGGGCGCGGCCATGATCCGCTCCAAAGGGGAGGCCGGCACCGGTGATGTCTCCAATGCCACCAGCCACATGCGGGCGATCAGCGGCGAGATCCGCCGGCTGACGTCGCTGTCGCAGGACGAATTGTATGTGGCGGCAAAGGATTTGCAGGCGCCCTATGAACTCGTCGCCGAGGTGGCCCGCTCCGGCAAGCTGCCGGTGACGATGTTCACCGCCGGCGGGATCGCCACCCCGGCCGATGCGGCGATGATGATGCAGCTCGGCGCTGAAGGCGTGTTCGTCGGCTCGGGCATCTTCAAGTCCGGCGCCCCCGAACACCGCGCCGCCGCGATCGTCAAAGCCACCACCTTCTACGACGACCCCGACATGCTGGCCAAGGTGTCGCGAGGGCTGGGCGAGGCGATGGTTGGCATCAACGTCGAACAGATCGCCCAGCCGCACCGGCTCGCCGAGCGCGGCTGGTGA
- the pdxH gene encoding pyridoxamine 5'-phosphate oxidase has protein sequence MDDNSQVVELNDDELARMRGEYGPEKDGCDDLDFHWLDVGWHVLLRRWMSDAQRAGVIEPNAMVVATVADGKPVSRSVLCKLLDESGVVFFTSYASEKGQQLAATPYASATFPWYELGRQAHVRGAVTKVSAEETFEYWSKRPRGAQLGAWASQQSRPVGSRAELDEQLAEVTRRFADQDQIPVPPQWGGYRIAPDVVEFWQGRENRLHNRIRIIDGRLDRLQP, from the coding sequence ATGGACGACAACTCCCAGGTCGTCGAACTTAACGACGACGAGTTGGCAAGGATGCGTGGCGAATACGGTCCGGAAAAGGACGGTTGCGACGATTTGGACTTCCACTGGCTCGACGTCGGCTGGCACGTGCTGCTCCGCCGGTGGATGAGCGATGCGCAACGCGCCGGCGTCATTGAGCCTAATGCGATGGTGGTGGCCACTGTGGCCGACGGAAAGCCGGTGAGCCGTTCGGTGCTCTGCAAATTACTGGATGAGTCGGGTGTGGTTTTCTTTACCAGTTACGCGTCGGAGAAGGGTCAGCAGCTCGCTGCGACACCATATGCGTCGGCAACCTTCCCCTGGTACGAGTTGGGCCGCCAGGCCCACGTGCGCGGTGCGGTCACCAAGGTAAGCGCCGAGGAGACTTTCGAGTATTGGTCCAAGCGCCCCCGCGGTGCCCAGCTGGGTGCGTGGGCATCGCAGCAGTCGCGCCCCGTCGGTTCCCGCGCCGAACTCGACGAGCAGCTCGCGGAGGTGACGCGTCGCTTCGCCGACCAGGACCAGATTCCGGTGCCACCGCAGTGGGGTGGCTACCGTATCGCCCCCGACGTGGTCGAATTCTGGCAGGGCCGTGAGAACCGGTTGCACAACCGGATCCGCATCATCGATGGCCGGCTGGACAGGCTGCAACCCTGA
- a CDS encoding dihydrodipicolinate reductase, with protein sequence MNTTVRPIRVFQVATGNVGREMIRRLQTRPDLELVGVHCYSADKVGTDAGELAGIGPIGVTATGSVEDIFAAKPDVLTFHGVFPDEDLYVQVLAAGINVVTTADWITGWHRDHNHPHPSGKPVTRLLAEACEKGGATFYGTGMNPGLNQILGVVCSADVAEIENITTIESVDVSCHHSKETWIEVGYGQPVDDPEIPAKLEKYTCVFADSVLMMADCFDLALDEVTFSYELGACTRDVDLGWYTLPKGSVGGSYIKYRGMVDGVARVETHLEWQMTPHTDPSWKIKGCYITRIQGDPCVYNKHMIFPKPGVDLSNPDNFASIGMTVTGMPALNSIRSVVAAPPGLITSADIPLRGFAGRFTK encoded by the coding sequence ATGAACACCACGGTTCGCCCGATCCGCGTCTTTCAGGTCGCCACCGGCAACGTCGGCCGCGAGATGATCAGGCGACTGCAGACGCGGCCAGACCTGGAACTGGTCGGAGTGCATTGCTACTCGGCCGACAAGGTCGGCACCGACGCCGGAGAACTGGCCGGTATCGGGCCCATCGGCGTCACGGCAACCGGCAGCGTCGAGGACATCTTCGCGGCCAAGCCGGACGTGCTGACCTTCCACGGTGTGTTTCCCGACGAGGACCTGTACGTGCAAGTGCTCGCGGCCGGGATCAATGTCGTCACCACCGCCGACTGGATCACCGGGTGGCACCGTGACCATAACCATCCGCATCCGTCCGGCAAGCCGGTGACCCGGCTGTTGGCGGAGGCCTGCGAGAAGGGCGGTGCGACGTTCTACGGCACCGGCATGAACCCTGGCCTGAACCAAATCCTCGGCGTGGTGTGTTCGGCCGACGTCGCCGAGATCGAGAACATCACCACCATCGAGTCCGTCGACGTGTCCTGCCATCACTCCAAGGAGACCTGGATCGAAGTCGGCTATGGCCAACCTGTCGACGACCCGGAAATCCCGGCGAAGCTGGAAAAGTACACCTGCGTCTTTGCCGACAGCGTGCTGATGATGGCCGACTGCTTCGACCTGGCGCTTGACGAGGTTACGTTCAGCTACGAACTGGGAGCCTGCACCAGAGACGTCGATCTGGGCTGGTACACGCTGCCGAAAGGCTCGGTGGGCGGCAGTTACATCAAGTACCGGGGCATGGTCGACGGAGTGGCGCGGGTCGAGACACACCTGGAGTGGCAGATGACGCCGCACACCGACCCGAGCTGGAAGATCAAGGGCTGCTACATCACTCGGATCCAGGGTGATCCGTGTGTCTATAACAAGCACATGATTTTCCCCAAGCCCGGCGTCGATTTGTCCAACCCGGACAACTTCGCCTCCATCGGCATGACGGTCACCGGAATGCCGGCGCTCAACTCAATCAGGTCGGTGGTCGCGGCGCCGCCCGGCCTGATCACCAGCGCCGACATTCCATTGCGCGGGTTTGCCGGTCGATTCACAAAGTAG